In the Syntrophorhabdaceae bacterium genome, CGAGACAATTGGGATTGGGCGAGAGCGTGTTGATGCGATAGACATCAGAACGGCAGAGCGAGCCCTTGCCGATACTCGCCCCGATGTCGTTGTAAACTGCATTGGGATCGTCAAGCAGTCACCTCTCGCTCAAGATCCGCTTGAGTCGATCACGGTCAATGCCCTC is a window encoding:
- a CDS encoding sugar nucleotide-binding protein → MLLVLGSSGMLGHKLCQVASQSIETIGIGRERVDAIDIRTAERALADTRPDVVVNCIGIVKQSPLAQDPLESITVNAL